Part of the SAR324 cluster bacterium genome, ATTTTCAATAGTACTAGCTGCGGTGTCCAACGCTACCGTTGCCAAGCCTGCCGACGGATCTTTCAGACGCTACAACGTGGCAAAGATCCAGCCCTCAAAGAACAGCCCTGTCAGCTCTATCTAGAAGGGATGGGGAGGCGAGCTATCGGCCAGGTTCTTGGCATCCATCACAAGACTCTCTCTCGCTGGTTGGTGCAAGCTGCCCAAGCACTCCCAGCCAGCCCACCACAGACCGAAGCCTGCTCTTTCATCGAAATCGATGAACTCCGCACTTTCATCACAAAAAAAAGTCCCAATGTTGGCTCTGGCTGGCGGTGGACTCCATCTTTGGCAAGGTCCTCGGCTTTGTCTGTGGAAGAAGAACGATCAAAACAGGTAGGGTCCAGCAGATCAAGCACCTACCGACGATGGGCTATGGCACGGACTTGCTGAAGGGCTACGAGAATTTCATTCCACACGCCAAGCATTACGCGGGAAAGATCTTCACCACACAAATCGAATCACTCAACTGCCGACTCAGACATTATCTAGCCAGGCTCCATCGTAAAACGCTTTGCTAGAGCAAATCAAAAACGATGTTGGAAGTTTCTTTGAAACTGCTCATCCACAAGCTAAACAACCCTTAAGCTCCAACGCCGAGTTTTCTCTAGTATCATGCTGTCTATCGCCGAGTGATTTGAGATAGACTAGCAATTTTCAAATCAATTTGAGTCTCATTCTCCTGGGATGACGCGCAGTCGTTTATTCATATTATTCCGAAAAATAATATTTATACTTTGATTAAGTGCGTTGTCTCGTTCTAGATTGCTTCATGTTAGGAAGGATCAATCTCTATTTATTATTTAGATAATTATAATTACTAAATAAACTAAAATTTAAGATTACCAATCCCCTGATTTCCTAACCACAGATCTCAGTTCTTAGTGGTGAACATTAAGCAAATCCACATGTAGAAACTAAATATTTTGGCCGAGAGTTATGACTCCCCAAATGGATTCTATAATAGCGTCTTTAGGGCGCATGAACCGTCCACAATTATCGAAAGTAATTGAGAAATGGGGTAATGAATCCTTGGAAGGATATGGTCAACTCTGGTGGCAAGGACCGAAACGGCCACTACCACTGGAACCGGAACTGATCCAGGCATTCAAAGAGACTTGGCAGCAAATGGGCTGGGCTGATGTACTTGTCAAGCAGTTGCTCCAGGAACTAGAGCAGAAGCGTGTGCTGCAAACAACAATGCACTTGACTCCTACAGAAGGTCCTACATTTCTGGCTTCTCATCAGTTGGCAACACTCAGGCAACCTCAAACTTCGAACTATCTTGTCGGAGCGTATTCGGGTGTCCCTTTCTCAAACGCTGCATGGTCAGGTGCAATCAACTATGGAACTAAGACTTCGCTAGAGCAAATTTTATATCCATCGAATCCATTATTTCGACAGGCTCAGTCAGCAGTAATTGATCGTATTAGAGATGGTGACCATCCTCGATTATCTTTAATTCCTAGCAAGTGGAGAGATGGTCTTGTTGATAGAAGTGCTATTCCAGATAGGCTGAACGAACTTTTTTCTGATCTTCTGCCAGGGGTGAGAGAAAACTCACTTAGGTCAATTGTTCCAAAGAACTTTTACGATAATTGGGCTTTATCCTTTTCTGAACAATTAACACGTACTGTACTGCATAATAATCGAATCTATTTCTTCAATCTAAATGAAGTAATTAGAAAGTATCTAATAAATGTTCTAAAAGATGATTTACACTGGCTTACTCAAATATTTTCAGATCCCTTGAAAATAAAATCTTTGGAAAAAGAATTAGCAAACAACTGGTTTGTTGCTGAGATAGATAAGCAAGGCAAGAAAAAAGTTGAGCAGATTCATCTGCAGAATAGATGCTTCAAAAGCACAACGATATCAATTCCTGTAGACCCTGAATCTATTATTTCTATGTTGAACGAACATAGATTCTGCCCTGGACTTACTCTATGTTTCTGGATTCTGGCTTTTTATAATGGAATACGTTGTTTAGGAGGCTTTGAACAAATTGAATATCTCACTGAATTAGATTCAAAGCTCAACCAATTAAAATCCCTAAATCTAATCAACTACTCTTCAGATCAAATATCTTTTTTGACGACTGGTAGATGTATTGATCAAGATTATGAAATCTATCCAATAGATGTGTTTTTAGGGAACTCAAAACTTCCATTACCCGAAGGAACATTGTTGAGTTGGTTACAGCCAATCATATCAAGATTAACATCGAGAGTACTTCGGTATTGATCTCAGAGCAATTTTGATTTTCTTAAACTGTTACTCATGGACGAGTGCTACCTCTATTTGAAAGGAATCATCATGTCAGTAATTCACTGCCAACTACAAAACAGTCTTCACAAAACGGATTCTCTGTCCCTAAATCCATCTGGAGCTTTGCCCAAGTTACTGCTGAGAACACAGCAGATGAGAGCCATAGCACAAAATTTGGCCGACCGAGATTCGTCAAATACTAATAAGAAGCTAATGAATGCTCTAGATTTGATTGATCGAACTGCTGGACCAAAAACAATTGTGATTAATCCATCTACACTTGGTTCGAAAGTAATGCAGCAGAGTCTTGAGGGCAACATTGATCATGTAAAAATCGCTGCAGAAAACCATAGTGCAGCTTTTTCTACCCCTTTAGATCTTGGATTACTGACTATGAAAAAATTGATAGATGATTCCCTACAAACTGTTCAATAGCATCTATTCAATACAGTTTCTTGTTTGGGAAAATATTTAAGAAAGCTTTTATTGAAAGGTTTTCTTAATCTTGTAGGGGCAAGATTTTGAGACACTCTGGTCATTGATGAGCAGACTACTTGAGTAATAAAAGGATTTATGACACTTCCGCGCATTAATACGAATATTCCTGCAATGAGAGCGCATCGCAGCTTGCTCACAGTCAACGAAGCAGGACAAAAAAACATGGAGCGCTTGGCCTCCGGTCTTAGGATCAATCGTGCGGCGGATTCTCCTGCTTCTCTTGTTGTTTCTGAAAGGATGCGGGGTCAGATTTCTAGCTTGAATCAAGCAATTGAGAATAGTGAGGTTAGCGTATCTCTGGCGCAAACGACTGAAGGTGCGTTGACAGAAATCAATCGAGTGTTGGTCAACATGCGCCAATTAGCGGTGCACGCATCAAACGTTGGGGTGAATGATCCACAGATGATGGAAGCCGATCAAGCCGAACTGCGTAATTCCATTGAGATGATCGAAAGGGTTGCCAAAGACACCCAATTCGGAACCAAAGCCCTACTGGATGGCAGCAAGGGAGCTAATGGAGTCGCCACAGGAAATGGGCTCTACTTTGTGGCTGCTGGAGAGGATACGAAAAGTTCTCCGACTCAAGGTTATGAAGTTACTATCAGCCGGGCAGCATCGCAGGCGACGAGAACAGGTACAACTGCCCTCACTCAGGAAATGATCGATGCTGGTGAAGTGCTCACCCTGACGGAAGGTGGCAGGACTGTGCAAATGCAGACAGACAAAAGTATGACTGTGGAGACGGTGTTTAATGATTTGCAGCGGCGGGCGACGGATGCCGGGCTCAATTTGGAATTGTCCGGAGATGACAATGGCCTCCTCACGGTGCGACATCAGGATTATGGCAGCGGTGCAATGTTCACAGTTGCGAGTTCCAGTGCAGGTGTTTTGTCTGAAACAGGGAACGTGCCATTCCATGTAGATAATGGTCGTGATGTGGCTGGGGAAATTAATGGAGAAGAAGCTCTCGGTGAAGGGCAACTTCTGAAGGGGAGAGATGGGAATTCAAATACTGCCGGGCTCACTGTCCGTTATGCAGGAGAGCTAGCACCTCCTGGTGAGGTGGCTGGAAATGTTACAGTCACACAGAATTCATTGATCTTCCAAATTGGACCAAATGAAGAGCAAACCAGTATGCTTTCGCTTCGAGATATGAAGCCAACTTCTCTGGCTAACGGAATCAGCAATGAGAGCAACTACCGATCTCTTGCAGACCTGAATCTAACAAGTTTTCAAGGAGCTCAGGATGCAATACGTCTCATCGACAAAGCAATTGATGAGACGACTTCATTTCGTGCGGGCATTGGAGCTTTCCAAACTCATACTCTGGAAAGCAATCTGAGTTATTTGCGAGTTGCGGCTGAAAATGTGACGGCTTCAGAATCTTTAATTCGAGATGCAGATTTTGCCAAGGAAATGGCAGATTTTACTCGAAACCAGATTGTTCAACAGTCTGCTGTGTCCATGCTGGCCCAGGCAAATAACCACCCAAGGAGTGTGTTGGCACTGCTGAACGCGTAATGGGAAAAGGGTCAGATGCCCTAGGGAGATTGGATGAGCTATAAGAACGCTTAAAATTTTACTCTGGGTAAGCTCATCCATAGCTCTCCAGGTATCTGGGGCCATAACTGTAAAATAAACCAAGGCAGTTGCGGAAGATGGACTTCTGAAGTCTTTCTTCTGGAATTGCCACACTTACTCACAAGTTGTTTGTTGAGTGAGATCGGCAAATTCTTTTCTCATCATTCCCTTCTTAAAAGGGAAAGTTTGTTCTTTGAAACCCAATTTTTCTATCTAATACAGTAGCTTGAGTCTACCCATGATAGAGTGTTGATGGGGATGATGTCCACAAGTGAATAAATAACCATTTGAATTTATGCGGTTTCATTCTGTGGATTGCTTCCGTCCATCTACATCTGAATCTATCTTGGATAGACCGCATTCTGGCAGGATTCCGAATTTGAGATGTCAATTTCTGATTTTCGGATGATCCAATCTAGCTCAAAGTAATAGGTAGTAATGAACTCGCCGAGAAGCGTGCAGCAGTTTGCTAGTCTTGTAAACTCGTAAACTGCTGAATTTTCCGTGCAGACGTCGGCGAATTGCAAGCAATCTAGATTATTAAAGTATTTTAGATTGTCTTATTCTGAAAACAGTTTTGAGCAGAATTGCTGAGAATAGGTCTGCCATCTGTTGCCTTTAAAATCACTGCCAGGGGAAGGCGGTGAATAAGAGTCCATTTGTGACACATGGATGTGTTCAAACCGGATTCTGCAGATCATGGATGATCGAAATAATCTCAATTGTTTTAATTGTACACATACTAAGGAAGGTACTATGACACTTCGCGTAAATACAAATGTTGCTGCCCTAAATGCTCATCGCAACGTACAAAAAGTTAATGCTGATTCTGTAAAAAACCTTGAGCGTCTCTCTTCTGGGATGCGAATCAACACAGCAGCCGATGGCCCAGCCAACCTAGTTGTGTCTGAGATCATGCGCTCACAAATCAGTGGTCTGAAGCAAGCCGTCGAAAACTCAGAAAATGGGGTTTCCATGGTGCAAACTGCTGAGGGTGCACTCAGCGAAGTTAATCGTCTTTTGACCAACATGCGACAATTAGCAGTACACGCATCCAACGTAGGTGTGAATGACGAGAGAATGGTGGCTGCTGATCAGTCTGAATTTGCAAATTCAGTCAAATCAATCAATCGAATTGCAACGAATACTCAGTTTGGTGACAAGCAACTATTGGATGGAAGCCGTGGTGCTAACGGTGTTGCTAATGGTGCCGGTCTACAATTTGTGTCTGCTAGTCCAAACACAAAAACTTCACCGACTAAAGGCTATGAAGTAGCAATTACACAAGCTGCAACAAGAGCTCAAATGGAAGGTGGTACAGCATTAGATCAAGATATCATTAATGCCGGTGAGAGCCTGACTGTAACTGAAAATGGTCGTACCATCCAGTTCAGCACGAAAGAGGGTGATACTGTTGAAAGTACTATCAACGAACTGAAGCGCCAAATACGTGATGCTAACCTCAAAGTGGAAGTCCTTGATGAAAGCTTTGATGACGGTATTTTGCGTCTACGCAACATTGAGTATGGTAGCAAAAGTACGTTCTCCGTCTCTAGTTCAACACCAGGTGTTCTGTCAGCTCGAGCAAATGTAACGGATCAGGCAGCACCCGGTCAAGATGTATCAGGAACGATCAATGGAGAAGAAGCGATTGGTGATGGTCAAATCCTGGCTGGCCGCAGTGGTAATCAGAACACGGAAGGTCTGAAGGTTCGCTACACAGGTGAAGAAGCTTCTGAAGAGGCTGGGACTGTCACTGTTCTGCAAAATTCACTGATTTTCCAGACTGGTTCAAATGCGGGTCAAACAGTCTCAGTATCTCTACGAGATATGAAGGCTAGCTCATTGGGAACTGGTGTCGCTAATAAAAGTGATTTCCTTTCGTTAGAGGATATCGATCTGCAAAATTTCCAAGGAGCACAAGACGCTATTAAAATCATTGATAAAGCAATCAATGATACAACCTCAACTCGTGGAGAACTAGGTGCTCTACAAAAAAATACTCTAGAGTCAAATATCAGCACTCTTCGTATTGCTGTAGAGAACATGGTTGCATCTGAGTCTGTAATTCGAGATGCCGATATGGCTTCAGAAATGGCAGCATTTACACGCAACCAGATTCTTCAGCAATCTTCTATGTCTGTCCTTGCTCACGCAAACCAGAATGCACGTAATGTAATCAGTCT contains:
- a CDS encoding flagellin, with protein sequence MTLPRINTNIPAMRAHRSLLTVNEAGQKNMERLASGLRINRAADSPASLVVSERMRGQISSLNQAIENSEVSVSLAQTTEGALTEINRVLVNMRQLAVHASNVGVNDPQMMEADQAELRNSIEMIERVAKDTQFGTKALLDGSKGANGVATGNGLYFVAAGEDTKSSPTQGYEVTISRAASQATRTGTTALTQEMIDAGEVLTLTEGGRTVQMQTDKSMTVETVFNDLQRRATDAGLNLELSGDDNGLLTVRHQDYGSGAMFTVASSSAGVLSETGNVPFHVDNGRDVAGEINGEEALGEGQLLKGRDGNSNTAGLTVRYAGELAPPGEVAGNVTVTQNSLIFQIGPNEEQTSMLSLRDMKPTSLANGISNESNYRSLADLNLTSFQGAQDAIRLIDKAIDETTSFRAGIGAFQTHTLESNLSYLRVAAENVTASESLIRDADFAKEMADFTRNQIVQQSAVSMLAQANNHPRSVLALLNA
- a CDS encoding flagellin, producing the protein MTLRVNTNVAALNAHRNVQKVNADSVKNLERLSSGMRINTAADGPANLVVSEIMRSQISGLKQAVENSENGVSMVQTAEGALSEVNRLLTNMRQLAVHASNVGVNDERMVAADQSEFANSVKSINRIATNTQFGDKQLLDGSRGANGVANGAGLQFVSASPNTKTSPTKGYEVAITQAATRAQMEGGTALDQDIINAGESLTVTENGRTIQFSTKEGDTVESTINELKRQIRDANLKVEVLDESFDDGILRLRNIEYGSKSTFSVSSSTPGVLSARANVTDQAAPGQDVSGTINGEEAIGDGQILAGRSGNQNTEGLKVRYTGEEASEEAGTVTVLQNSLIFQTGSNAGQTVSVSLRDMKASSLGTGVANKSDFLSLEDIDLQNFQGAQDAIKIIDKAINDTTSTRGELGALQKNTLESNISTLRIAVENMVASESVIRDADMASEMAAFTRNQILQQSSMSVLAHANQNARNVISLLTA